From a region of the Haloferax volcanii DS2 genome:
- a CDS encoding GNAT family N-acetyltransferase: MSDRTFSDAVADPYDAPPLSFTDGEDRTIEVRAHDGSDEELEALVEMYDAFDPSDRAQGIPPGREDRIRDWLENILDEDCLNVIAWDGDEVAGHATLVPDGDAYELAIFVHQTYQRAGIGTRLIKALLGYGRVSGVEKVWLTVERWNRAAVGLYQTVGFETSDAESFELEMTIRLAEPPDDEGG; encoded by the coding sequence ATGAGCGACCGAACGTTCTCCGACGCCGTCGCCGACCCGTACGACGCGCCGCCGCTGTCGTTCACCGACGGGGAAGACCGCACCATCGAGGTGCGCGCGCACGACGGCTCCGACGAGGAGTTGGAGGCGCTCGTCGAGATGTACGACGCGTTCGACCCCTCGGACCGCGCGCAGGGCATCCCGCCGGGCCGCGAGGACCGCATCCGCGACTGGCTGGAGAACATCCTCGACGAGGACTGCCTGAACGTCATCGCGTGGGACGGCGACGAGGTGGCCGGTCACGCGACGCTCGTCCCCGACGGCGACGCCTACGAACTCGCCATCTTCGTCCACCAGACGTACCAGCGCGCCGGTATCGGCACGCGGCTCATCAAGGCGCTGCTCGGCTACGGCCGGGTGTCCGGCGTCGAGAAGGTGTGGCTCACGGTCGAGCGCTGGAACCGCGCGGCGGTCGGCCTCTACCAGACCGTCGGCTTCGAGACGAGCGACGCCGAGAGCTTCGAGTTGGAGATGACCATCCGACTCGCCGAACCGCCGGACGACGAGGGCGGCTGA
- a CDS encoding universal stress protein, which produces MKVLLGIGGSDDSMRALETTVERTAEVGDDLTVAIVDNPSGERSREEMETRVTELLDERGVDATVRALDGDPGSALVDLAENEGFDQLVLGGGETSPMGKIQIGNIAEFVLLNSHVTVTLVR; this is translated from the coding sequence ATGAAGGTACTGCTCGGAATCGGTGGCAGCGACGATTCCATGCGGGCGCTCGAAACGACGGTCGAACGGACGGCCGAGGTCGGCGACGACCTCACGGTCGCCATCGTCGACAACCCGTCCGGCGAGCGCTCGCGCGAGGAGATGGAAACGCGGGTGACGGAACTGCTCGACGAGCGCGGCGTCGACGCGACCGTCCGCGCGCTCGACGGCGACCCGGGGAGCGCCCTCGTGGACCTCGCCGAGAACGAGGGGTTCGACCAACTGGTGCTCGGCGGCGGCGAGACGAGTCCGATGGGGAAGATACAGATCGGCAACATCGCGGAGTTCGTCCTGTTGAACTCCCACGTGACCGTCACCCTAGTACGATGA
- a CDS encoding universal stress protein, whose translation MSPRPLSIDLVLVPVDQSEEATRAAEYAAAVAAEYDAAVHAVHVLGEDVVRAIEQGVVDEDAVAEDSKAVTDTVSALAETADVPVTTSVAYGFSRTSKLRHPGSVVLDTAEELDADFIVVPREPVSGDPGEVLAKAAEYVLLYASQPVLSV comes from the coding sequence ATGTCACCGCGCCCGCTCTCTATCGACCTCGTTCTCGTGCCGGTCGACCAAAGCGAGGAGGCGACGCGCGCGGCGGAGTACGCCGCCGCCGTCGCGGCCGAGTACGACGCCGCGGTCCACGCCGTCCACGTCCTCGGCGAGGACGTCGTCCGCGCCATAGAGCAGGGCGTCGTCGACGAGGACGCCGTCGCCGAGGACAGCAAGGCCGTCACCGACACGGTGTCGGCGCTCGCAGAGACCGCCGACGTGCCCGTCACCACGTCGGTCGCCTACGGCTTCTCGCGGACGAGCAAGCTCCGCCACCCCGGCAGCGTCGTCCTCGACACCGCAGAAGAACTCGACGCGGACTTCATCGTCGTGCCCCGAGAGCCCGTCTCGGGCGACCCCGGCGAGGTGCTCGCCAAGGCCGCCGAGTACGTCCTCCTGTACGCCAGCCAGCCCGTGCTTTCGGTCTGA
- a CDS encoding universal stress protein, with translation MFDTIVIATDGSASVRRAVSVAVDLAERFDASVHALYVVDAGDVETAPDRLRDEMRDALTERGEEALAEVEAATDREVTVAVREGRPAAEISNYAREVDADAVAMGTRGRHGENRFLIGSVAERVVRTCPVPVLTVRQLEEGTTDSLLSDEAA, from the coding sequence ATGTTCGACACCATCGTCATCGCCACCGACGGCTCGGCGAGCGTCCGCCGGGCGGTCAGCGTCGCCGTCGACCTCGCAGAGCGGTTCGACGCGTCGGTCCACGCGCTGTACGTCGTCGACGCCGGCGACGTGGAGACCGCGCCGGACCGACTCCGCGACGAGATGCGCGACGCGCTCACCGAACGCGGCGAGGAGGCGCTCGCCGAGGTCGAGGCCGCGACCGACCGCGAGGTGACCGTCGCGGTGCGAGAGGGCCGCCCCGCCGCCGAGATTTCGAACTACGCCCGCGAGGTCGACGCCGACGCCGTCGCCATGGGAACCCGGGGCCGCCACGGCGAGAACCGCTTTCTCATCGGCAGCGTCGCCGAGCGCGTCGTGCGGACCTGTCCGGTGCCGGTGCTGACGGTCCGCCAGCTGGAGGAGGGGACGACGGACTCCCTGCTGAGCGACGAGGCGGCCTGA